The following proteins come from a genomic window of Montipora capricornis isolate CH-2021 chromosome 9, ASM3666992v2, whole genome shotgun sequence:
- the LOC138015121 gene encoding netrin receptor UNC5D-like: MERHFHGTMSSVTENSNFFALCTFIVSLGLLVHGGDAVVVCKTPEQIRWVSAGNTRYKCLNCPDCPAGSQPSVPCGNMVPYGTAIDCVSCKLGETYSDTYGKDQCKSCTVCSEGRAVKKNCTLSWNTECDNKCTDGYYREAFIFRCLNCVECCGDENDELASECANGPKKCKVRSLSCDKKNTKASKAATNGRKASLLVNQQNETSTVFHTTRTTEKEMGVDAHNQPANQPTPSGGSFSWDPRRQEQRYSTQNNREAEEGETEDDGNKVLILASLLPFTTIAVVLVLIFFCMIRQGKLQQYCQASGRAGNDRAVPVPLETIASSSQEMIAEKFKTATVDSCNLLISCGDSYSVPAASSTKLRAGSLTIQSGIDFDLEPSFKYPGVSSQIRDIIVEALKDDEDATLNDLSCRRKENHKRRNSSLSYKSTSSETSRMLWDITNLPENIDPNMVAWGLVDHNGGKFTIGNTGVSLIVPPQAIPEGHTEGIFIAIVNQEEGHPQLGGKEALLSPVVKCGPNGIKFQRPVILSMPHCALLENGAWNLKVQYNENEPGVADDWKQLTDANNQDGSVSNLVLLEADMVHLIIDHFTNFVMKGESASSQVVAKKSVRIVAYVTPPETSEDCIVRVYCVGDTPVHLEMVHYEETERLGGIRVDAPKPFDFRNGGGDLLVKLTDHHRGWIHTTADMKRIRFQHIWDGIERMPSCSSAFTMRDEFVSQFRATFEVEQDCQDGDEQEVIVSTAIKQRQSSVSEKSKSNNKATEQTCTVTSTVSGNMLKGTSENSLQETTASDLLGAVAASPLQMAHTSSGYFSFGFEPSPALDSLPQRIRSELIIYLDPPHPKADWRTLAEGLDFKMKYIRFLESLKPPASPTDTLLNILEAKKFPLCELAERLHGMGREDAAAILEEALVLRETNV, from the exons ATGGAAAGGCATTTCCACGGAACAATGAGTTCCGTGACGGAAAACAGTAATTTCTTCGCTCTTTGTACATTCATTGTCAGTCTTGGCTTGCTG GTGCATGGAGGAGATGCAGTCGTAGTGTGTAAGACGCCGGAACAAATCCGCTGGGTCTCTGCGGGAAACACTAGATACAAGTGCCTCAATTGTCCTGATTGTCCCGCGGGATCTCAACCCTCCGTCCCGTGTGGCAACATGGTTCCGTACGGAACCGCTATCGACTGTGTTTCCTGTAAACTTGGGGAAACATACTCGGACACTTACGGGAAAGATCAATGTAAATCATGTACTGTATGTTCTGAAGGAAGAGCGGTAAAAAAGAATTGCACTTTGTCCTGGAATACTGAATGTGATAACAAGTGCACAGATGGCTATTATCGCGAAGCATTCATTTTCCGATGTCTCAATTGTGTGGAATGTTGCGGGGACGAAAACGACGAACTAGCGTCTGAATGCGCAAATGGTCCTAAGAAATGCAAAGTGCGATCTCTTTCTTGTGATAAAAAGAACACAAAGGCATCTAAAGCAGCGACAAACGGCAGGAAGGCATCCTTGCTTGTGAATCAGCAAAATGAAACCTCTACCGTTTTCCATACAACTCGTACAACGGAGAAGGAAATGGGAGTTGACGCACATAACCAGCCTGCAAATCAGCCGACGCCATCAGGGGGGTCGTTTTCGTGGGACCCTCGTCGGCAAGAACAGAGATATAGCACACAAAACAACAGAGAGGCGGAGGAGGGAGAAACTGAAGACGATGGCAATAAAGTGCTTATTCTTGCTTCACTGCTACCATTTACAACCATTGCGGTGGTGTTAGTGTTGATATTTTTTTGCATGATTCGTCAAGGAAAACTTCAACAGTATTGCCAAGCCAGTGGTAGAGCTGGAAATGACAGGGCAGTCCCTGTTCCCCTTGAAACGATCGCATCTTCCTCGCAAGAAATGATCGCCG aaaaatttaaaacagctacaGTGGATAGTTGTAATCTTCTCATCAGTTGTGGGGATTCTTATTCAGTACCTGCAGCATCTTCTACAAAACTTCGAGCTGGATCACTAACCATTCAAAGTGGAATTGATTTTGATTTGGAGCCATCATTCAAATATCCTGGTGTTTCATCACAAATTCGAGACATCATTGTTGAAGCCTTGAAGGACGACGAAGATGCCACGTTGAATGACTTATCGTGTAGAAGAAAGGAGAATcataaaagaagaaattcctctCTCAGTTACAAGTCCACATCATCAGAAACCTCTCGAATGCTCTGGGACATTACAAACCTCCCAGAAAATATTGATCCCAATATGGTTGCTTGGGGTTTGGTAGACCACAACGGAGGAAAATTTACCATAGGTAACACTGGGGTTTCCCTTATTGTGCCACCACAAGCTATCCCTGAAGGACACACAGAGGGGATTTTCATTGCAATTGTTAACCAAGAGGAGGGACATCCACAGCTTGGTGGCAAAGAGGCTTTGCTGAGTCCAGTAGTGAAGTGTGGTCCAAATGGGATCAAGTTTCAACGCCCAGTGATTCTTAGCATGCCACACTGTGCTCTTCTCGAGAATGGAGCGTGGAATTTAAAAG TCCAATACAATGAAAATGAGCCAGGGGTGGCTGATGATTGGAAGCAGTTGACCGACGCCAACAATCAAGATGGTTCTGTGTCTAACCTGGTTTTGCTGGAGGCAGACATGGTGCATCTCATTATAGATCACTTCACTAACTTCGTTATGAAAGGCGAGTCTGCCTCCAGTCAAGTAGTGGCCAAGAAATCAGTGCGGATTGTAGCTTATGTCACCCCACCAGAGACCAGTGAGGACTGTATTGTGCGGGTGTATTGTGTGGGGGACACTCCCGTACATTTGGAG ATGGTACATTACGAAGAAACAGAGAGGCTTGGAGGAATCAGAGTGGATGCACCCAAACCATTTGACTTCAGGAACGGAGGGGGTGATCTTTTGGTTAAGCTTACAGATCACCATCGTGGATGGATTCATACGACTGCAGACATGAAG AGGATCCGCTTTCAACACATATGGGATGGTATTGAGCGCATGCCCAGTTGTTCTTCAGCGTTCACTATGAGAGATGAGTTCGTTTCTCAATTCCGAGCTACGTTTGAAGTCGAACAGGATTGTCAAGATGGAGATGAACAAGAAGTCATTGTGTCCACGGCTATCAAACAAAGACAGTCTTCAGTCAGT GAGAAATCGAAATCAAACAACAAAGCTACAGAGCAAACTTGTACTGTGACGTCCACAGTATCCGGAAACATGTTGAAGGGCACAAGTGAGAATTCTTTACAAGAAACCACAGCCAGTGATTTGCTTGGAGCAGTGGCGGCCAGTCCGCTTCAAATGGCCCACACATCGTCAGGCTACTTTTCGTTCGGGTTTGAGCCTTCACCAGCACTAGACTCGCTGCCTCAAAGAATACGCAGCGAACTAATAATTTATCTTGATCCACCACACCCTAAGGCGGATTGGAGAACTTTGGCTGAAGGTCTCGACTTTAAAATGAAGTACATCCGGTTCCTGGAAAGCCTAAAACCGCCTGCGTCACCAACGGATACCTTGCTGAATATATTAGAGGCTAAGAAATTTCCACTCTGTGAGCTGGCGGAAAGACTTCACGGCATGGGTCGAGAAGATGCAGCTGCCATTTTGGAAGAAGCGTTGGTGTTGAGAGAAACAAACGTTTGA